A stretch of DNA from Enterococcus gilvus ATCC BAA-350:
CTTACTGGCATTTCAAGAATAAGTCAGAGATTTTTAGTGAAGTGATCAAAATGACCATCGAAAAAATCAAAGGAGAGAAACGGGCGATCATGCGTGACGAGGACTTGAGCTTTGAGGAAAAAGTCGTAAGAATACTGATCGTACCGTCACAAAATCAAGCGGAATTCAAATTTATGCAGCAATCACTGAAAACCATGGAGGTCTATCCAGAATTTGCGGAGCTGCTGGATATTTTCCGTGAGACGCGCGGGCGTCTGTACGAGTTCTTTTTAACGGGATTGAGAAAAGAAGGACTAAATGAGAA
This window harbors:
- a CDS encoding TetR/AcrR family transcriptional regulator, with translation MKRKQESLVTKRRLLETAFQNFYEVGFENTSLDKISKDANVSRGAAYWHFKNKSEIFSEVIKMTIEKIKGEKRAIMRDEDLSFEEKVVRILIVPSQNQAEFKFMQQSLKTMEVYPEFAELLDIFRETRGRLYEFFLTGLRKEGLNENEAAAVSSMLYNYFEGMYGSGTPDEVTKNYTPEAITCSISIIFRNI